A window from Musa acuminata AAA Group cultivar baxijiao chromosome BXJ3-10, Cavendish_Baxijiao_AAA, whole genome shotgun sequence encodes these proteins:
- the LOC135585669 gene encoding transcription factor NIGT1-like isoform X2, with the protein MDLLGRAQRCQDCIRALEEERKKIKAFQRELPLCLHLVTRAIESVRHVMGDDEKVNHGPVTEELIPPMSEQRSEAKKSAAVGSEMKLRSVQLRNQEPDTVPRMEPPKKPIVAISKKIGSAFQPFQRQKYVVPPPASSAATAIPATTDGDGGRDYGSKEGNREKKEEQLQPHRKARRSWSPELHRCFLHALHQLGGSDVATPKQIRELMKVDGLTIDEVKSHLQKYRLHGRRRSPAVQCSSNGSLAVSPQVVLVGGIVVPSPDYNMADAAVAAAAQPANGARAPSNGMYAPVASHPSDSRYQQKQPQRSITLRWRGRQHGG; encoded by the exons ATGGATCTATTGGGGCGAGCGCAGCGATGTCAGGACTGCATCAGAGCGCTCGAGGAGGAGCGCAAGAAGATCAAGGCTTTCCAGCGAGAGCTGCCTCTCTGCCTCCACCTCGTTACGCGAG CGATCGAGAGCGTGCGACATGTTATGGGTGATGACGAGAAGGTGAACCATGGACCTGTCACGGAAGAGTTAATCCCGCCGATGTCGGAACAAAGAAGCGAGGCTAAGAAGAGTGCAGCGGTCGGGTCCGAGATGAAGCTTAGATCCGTCCAGCTCCGGAATCAGGAGCCGGACACAGTTCCTAGGATG GAGCCACCAAAGAAACCTATAGTAGCGATCTCGAAGAAGATCGGCAGCGCATTCCAGCCTTTTCAGAGACAAAAGTACGTCGTGCCACCACCGGCCTCATCGGCAGCTACTGCCATCCCCGCAACTACCGATGGTGATGGTGGCCGTGATTATGGTAGTAAGGAAGGAAAcagggagaagaaggaagaacagTTGCAGCCTCATCGAAAAGCAAGGCGCAGTTGGTCGCCGGAGCTTCACCGCTGCTTCCTGCACGCCCTACATCAACTCGGTGGATCCGATG TCGCCACGCCGAAGCAGATCAGAGAGCTGATGAAGGTGGACGGCCTCACCATCGACGAAGTCAAGAGCCATTTGCAG AAATATCGGCTGCACGGAAGACGACGGAGCCCTGCAGTCCAGTGTAGCAGCAACGGCAGTCTCGCGGTGAGTCCCCAGGTTGTGTTGGTCGGTGGAATTGTGGTTCCATCCCCGGATTACAACATGGCGGATGCGGCAGTTGCTGCTGCAGCACAACCTGCGAATGGTGCTCGTGCTCCTTCGAACGGAATGTACGCCCCGGTGGCATCGCATCCATCGGACTCGAGATATCAGCAGAAGCAGCCGCAGAGATCCATCACGCTCAGGTGGAGAGGACGACAGCATGGGGGATGA
- the LOC135585669 gene encoding transcription factor NIGT1-like isoform X1, with protein MDLLGRAQRCQDCIRALEEERKKIKAFQRELPLCLHLVTRAIESVRHVMGDDEKVNHGPVTEELIPPMSEQRSEAKKSAAVGSEMKLRSVQLRNQEPDTVPRMEPPKKPIVAISKKIGSAFQPFQRQKYVVPPPASSAATAIPATTDGDGGRDYGSKEGNREKKEEQLQPHRKARRSWSPELHRCFLHALHQLGGSDVATPKQIRELMKVDGLTIDEVKSHLQVIRWILHRLESHCRSPRFHKYRLHGRRRSPAVQCSSNGSLAVSPQVVLVGGIVVPSPDYNMADAAVAAAAQPANGARAPSNGMYAPVASHPSDSRYQQKQPQRSITLRWRGRQHGG; from the exons ATGGATCTATTGGGGCGAGCGCAGCGATGTCAGGACTGCATCAGAGCGCTCGAGGAGGAGCGCAAGAAGATCAAGGCTTTCCAGCGAGAGCTGCCTCTCTGCCTCCACCTCGTTACGCGAG CGATCGAGAGCGTGCGACATGTTATGGGTGATGACGAGAAGGTGAACCATGGACCTGTCACGGAAGAGTTAATCCCGCCGATGTCGGAACAAAGAAGCGAGGCTAAGAAGAGTGCAGCGGTCGGGTCCGAGATGAAGCTTAGATCCGTCCAGCTCCGGAATCAGGAGCCGGACACAGTTCCTAGGATG GAGCCACCAAAGAAACCTATAGTAGCGATCTCGAAGAAGATCGGCAGCGCATTCCAGCCTTTTCAGAGACAAAAGTACGTCGTGCCACCACCGGCCTCATCGGCAGCTACTGCCATCCCCGCAACTACCGATGGTGATGGTGGCCGTGATTATGGTAGTAAGGAAGGAAAcagggagaagaaggaagaacagTTGCAGCCTCATCGAAAAGCAAGGCGCAGTTGGTCGCCGGAGCTTCACCGCTGCTTCCTGCACGCCCTACATCAACTCGGTGGATCCGATG TCGCCACGCCGAAGCAGATCAGAGAGCTGATGAAGGTGGACGGCCTCACCATCGACGAAGTCAAGAGCCATTTGCAGGTGATCCGTTGGATCCTTCACCGATTAGAGTCTCACTGTCGCTCACCACGCTTTCAC AAATATCGGCTGCACGGAAGACGACGGAGCCCTGCAGTCCAGTGTAGCAGCAACGGCAGTCTCGCGGTGAGTCCCCAGGTTGTGTTGGTCGGTGGAATTGTGGTTCCATCCCCGGATTACAACATGGCGGATGCGGCAGTTGCTGCTGCAGCACAACCTGCGAATGGTGCTCGTGCTCCTTCGAACGGAATGTACGCCCCGGTGGCATCGCATCCATCGGACTCGAGATATCAGCAGAAGCAGCCGCAGAGATCCATCACGCTCAGGTGGAGAGGACGACAGCATGGGGGATGA